One segment of Vicia villosa cultivar HV-30 ecotype Madison, WI unplaced genomic scaffold, Vvil1.0 ctg.002800F_1_1, whole genome shotgun sequence DNA contains the following:
- the LOC131639826 gene encoding uncharacterized protein LOC131639826, with product MEYLFRTLQKLKLNHNFNYHSKSEKLKVMNMSFADDLLIFTKGDLISVELVLKAFKEFSLSTSMDVNPSKCKVYFGNVCKDDQQVIPNLSKFPIGPVPFKYLGVPMSSKKLAIHEYMILVDKIVVKTRYLSSKLLCYGGRVQLIKVYYLEL from the coding sequence ATGGAATACTTGTTCAGAACTCTACAAAAACTGAAGCTCAACCATAATTTCAACTATCACTCAAAGAGTGAAAAGCTTAAAGTGATGAACATGAGTTTTGCTGATGATCTCCTCATTTTCACTAAAGGAGATCTAATTTCTGTTGAATTGGTCCTCAAAGCTTTCAAAGAATTCTCCTTATCTACTAGTATGGATGTTAACCCCTCAAAATGCAAAGTATACTTTGGGAATGTTTGCAAAGATGACCAACAGGTAATTCCCAATCTGTCAAAATTCCCAATTGGACCCGTTCCTTTTAAATACTTGGGTGTTCCAATGTCTAGTAAAAAGCTGGCAATTCACGAATACATGATATTAGTGGACaaaattgttgttaaaactaGATATTTGAGCTCCAAACTCCTATGCTATGGTGGCAGAGTCCAACTAATTAAAGTGTACTATTTGGAATTGTAA
- the LOC131639833 gene encoding uncharacterized protein LOC131639833, with protein sequence MLSPPTFSSRSKVSLWWRDLCSIGVGSVSSSTSFSWFKSSISCKLGSDLWFEFWNDSWLGNTPLRDVCPVIFGAIEDSSAKVTDHGIWQDDSWIWSFPPIHSSNGAAIAQLSSLINLLLPVQPSLSALDGYVWWRNPSGFSVSNAYDAILLGLPSSPPLNNTSMVMFECLWKTKVPSSILFFGWRIIWNRLLTKTNLFKRRVLLDINMLFCPLCRGVDEDLDHIFLLCPVSRIWWLKLYQWLRIIDGDEKISLIDQFCWMEDICKNNFSFDLGWFFCLTLCWIIWKCRNDVIFNNLVVSHFDGFNLFKSLAWDWFNAFHKGSCNLSRDDWFFDPRPFFT encoded by the coding sequence ATGCTTTCTCCGCCCACCTTTTCTTCTAGAAGCAAGGTTTCTCTTTGGTGGAGGGATCTTTGCTCCATTGGTGTTGGCTCGGTTTCTTCGTCCACTTCATTCTCTTGGTTCAAGTCCTCTATCTCTTGCAAACTTGGCTCCGacctttggtttgaattttggaATGATAGTTGGTTGGGTAACACTCCTCTAAGAGATGTGTGTCCGGTTATTTTTGGTGCAATTGAAGATTCATCGGCCAAAGTGACGGATCATGGGATTTGGCAAGATGACTCATGGATTTGGAGTTTTCCACCGATTCATTCTTCTAACGGGGCAGCCATAGCTCAATTATCTTCCTTGATAAATCTTCTCCTTCCGGTTCAGCCCTCTCTCTCGGCTCTAGATGGCTATGTTTGGTGGCGCAATCCGTCGGGTTTTTCGGTAAGTAATGCCTATGATGCTATTCTTTTGGGTTTACCTTCTTCTCCTCCGTTGAACAACACTAGTATGGTAATGTTTGAGTGTCTTTGGAAAACAAAAGTGCCTAGTAGTATTCTTTTTTTTGGTTGGAGGATTATTTGGAATAGGTTGCTGACTAAGACGAATTTGTTCAAACGAAGGGTTTTACTCGATATCAATATGTTGTTTTGCCCTTTGTGTCGAGGGGTCGATGAAGATTTAGACCACATCTTTCTTTTGTGTCCCGTTTCTAGAATTTGGTGGTTGAAGTTATATCAGTGGCTTAGGATTATTGATGGTGACGAGAAAATTTCTCTTATTGATCAATTTTGTTGGATGGAGGACATTTGCAAGAATAATTTCTCCTTTGACTTGGGTTGGTTCTTTTGCTTAACACTTTGTTGGATAATTTGGAAGTGTAGGAATGATGTAATTTTCAACAATTTAGTTGTTTCTCATTTTGATgggtttaatttgtttaaatctTTAGCTTGGGATTGGTTTAATGCCTTTCATAAAGGTTCTTGTAATTTATCTAGGGATGATTGGTTTTTTGATCCAAGACCTTTTTTCACTTGA